In Streptomyces canus, one DNA window encodes the following:
- a CDS encoding sensor histidine kinase → MSGFLAGLCVAVLPLLAAGFWLGRRTARPQTLGGLGTPVEHATFETLHTASLAAPPLRAGLTEETARKSARRLRSLLGTDALCLTDQKQVLVWDGVGSHHRSEIMERLAGPLETGRGEAFPLTCDAPDCPVRWAVVAPLTVDDRVHGTLVACAPRESAVLVRAAGEVARWVSVQLELADLDQSRTRLIEAEIKALRAQISPHFIFNSLAVIASFVRTDPERARELLLEFADFTRYSFRRHGDFTTLADELHAIDHYLALVRARFGDRLSVTLQIAPEVLPVALPFLCLQPLVENAIKHGLEGKTEKCRLQITAQDTGAEALVVIEDDGAGMDPVLLRRILAGEVSPSGGIGLSNVDDRLRQVYGDSYGLVIETAVGAGMRITARLPKYQPGVHSAGRLTDG, encoded by the coding sequence ATGAGCGGATTCCTGGCCGGATTGTGTGTGGCGGTCCTCCCGCTGCTGGCCGCCGGCTTCTGGCTCGGCCGGCGTACGGCCCGACCGCAGACCCTGGGCGGCCTCGGCACCCCCGTCGAGCACGCCACCTTCGAGACCCTGCACACCGCCTCCCTGGCGGCGCCCCCGCTGCGGGCGGGGCTGACGGAGGAGACCGCCCGCAAGTCGGCGCGCAGACTGCGCTCACTGCTCGGCACGGACGCGCTGTGCCTCACCGATCAGAAACAGGTCCTGGTCTGGGACGGCGTGGGCAGCCACCACCGCAGCGAGATCATGGAACGCCTCGCGGGCCCGCTGGAGACCGGCCGCGGTGAGGCCTTCCCGCTGACCTGCGACGCCCCCGACTGCCCGGTCCGCTGGGCGGTCGTCGCCCCGCTCACCGTCGACGACCGCGTCCACGGCACCCTGGTCGCCTGCGCGCCCCGCGAGTCGGCCGTCCTGGTCCGCGCGGCCGGGGAGGTCGCCCGCTGGGTGAGCGTCCAGCTGGAGTTGGCGGACCTGGACCAGTCCCGGACCCGCCTGATCGAGGCCGAGATCAAGGCACTTCGGGCCCAGATCTCCCCGCACTTCATCTTCAACTCGCTCGCGGTGATCGCCTCGTTCGTCCGCACCGACCCCGAGCGCGCCCGCGAACTGCTCCTCGAATTCGCCGACTTCACCCGCTACTCGTTCCGCAGGCACGGCGACTTCACCACCCTCGCCGACGAACTCCACGCCATCGACCACTACTTGGCGCTGGTGCGGGCCCGCTTCGGCGACCGTCTCTCCGTCACCCTGCAGATCGCCCCGGAGGTACTGCCGGTCGCCCTGCCGTTCCTGTGCCTGCAGCCCCTGGTCGAGAACGCCATCAAGCACGGCCTGGAGGGCAAGACCGAGAAGTGCCGGCTCCAGATCACCGCCCAGGACACCGGCGCCGAGGCCCTGGTCGTCATCGAGGACGACGGCGCCGGAATGGACCCGGTCCTGCTCCGCCGTATCCTCGCGGGCGAGGTCAGCCCCTCGGGCGGCATCGGCCTGTCCAACGTCGACGACCGGCTCCGCCAGGTGTACGGCGACTCCTACGGCCTCGTCATCGAGACCGCCGTCGGCGCGGGCATGAGGATCACCGCCCGGCTGCCCAAGTACCAGCCGGGCGTGCACTCGGCGGGCCGTCTCACGGACGGCTGA
- a CDS encoding serine/threonine-protein kinase: MSSGSPISGVGRVIAGRYLLLNPLGSGGMGHVWLAHDRRLDCEVALKEIVFRDPVEADHEREARVARARAEARHAAGLRGHPHVVTVHDVLEHEGLPWIVMEYVANAVDLRDLVDSRGPLAPAECARIGLAVLDALTAGHQRGVMHRDVKPANILLAPDRVGSPYGRVLLTDYGISVQPDAGETRYTLASVLVGTSGYLAPERATGGAPTPAADLFSLGCTLYHAVEGVGAFERESHLAEVTAVVMEEPRPAVRAGALGPVLRALLAKDPGQRWSAAEAETALSRIVTPQAEPYVRTRTDLGSQPPWAGAEVPPPGAPPKGQRPLTEGLPSPQGGRRRRERSHALRAVLACGLGLLLALGGVWYAMADRASDRRGGQQGSRQPYGETVGLTKPLRDGDCVIADWPGPERFRGTPRLRPDPTCGTAPDGQVMAFVTTASADEARRTGAARCEERTREIRDRLADVRSQAVVPTDGGFEAAGRRTACLVLGGNGPVYGPIGTHRRLGSGFADTATMQRRDCLDVRTNRDARLASCGSSHDEQVLGFTRLDPDVTLSEARTESDTACAREVPPGDYGFDPSVYTAGSWTSAGPWKNGTHFVVCTVRRQNGGTMEGDES, from the coding sequence ATGTCTTCAGGATCACCGATCTCGGGAGTGGGCCGGGTCATCGCCGGCCGCTATCTGTTGCTGAACCCGCTCGGCAGCGGCGGCATGGGCCATGTGTGGCTCGCCCACGACCGGAGACTCGACTGCGAGGTCGCTCTCAAGGAGATCGTGTTCCGTGACCCGGTGGAGGCGGACCACGAGCGGGAGGCCCGGGTGGCACGGGCTCGCGCGGAGGCCCGGCACGCGGCGGGGCTGCGCGGCCATCCGCACGTGGTGACCGTGCACGACGTGCTGGAGCACGAGGGGCTGCCGTGGATCGTCATGGAGTACGTGGCGAACGCGGTGGACCTGCGTGACCTGGTCGACTCCCGCGGACCGCTCGCCCCGGCGGAGTGCGCCCGGATCGGCCTCGCCGTGCTGGACGCGCTGACCGCCGGGCATCAGCGGGGCGTGATGCACCGGGACGTGAAGCCGGCGAACATCCTGCTGGCGCCGGACCGCGTGGGATCGCCGTACGGACGCGTCCTGCTCACCGACTACGGCATCTCCGTGCAGCCGGACGCCGGGGAGACCCGGTACACGCTGGCGTCGGTGCTGGTGGGCACGTCGGGCTATCTGGCGCCCGAGCGGGCCACGGGCGGAGCGCCCACCCCGGCCGCCGACCTGTTCTCGCTGGGCTGCACCCTGTACCACGCCGTGGAGGGTGTGGGTGCCTTCGAGCGGGAGTCGCATCTCGCCGAGGTGACCGCGGTGGTCATGGAGGAGCCGCGGCCCGCCGTGCGCGCCGGTGCGCTGGGTCCCGTACTGCGAGCGCTGCTCGCCAAGGATCCCGGGCAGCGATGGTCGGCGGCGGAGGCGGAGACAGCGCTGTCGCGGATCGTGACGCCGCAGGCCGAGCCGTACGTCCGCACGCGGACCGACCTCGGTTCCCAGCCGCCCTGGGCCGGGGCGGAGGTTCCGCCGCCCGGTGCGCCGCCGAAGGGACAGCGGCCGCTGACCGAAGGGCTCCCCTCGCCGCAGGGCGGCCGTCGGCGGCGGGAGCGCTCGCACGCCCTGCGGGCCGTCCTCGCCTGCGGTCTCGGGCTGCTGCTGGCCCTGGGCGGTGTCTGGTACGCCATGGCCGACCGGGCCTCGGACCGCAGGGGCGGACAACAGGGCTCCCGGCAGCCGTACGGCGAGACGGTCGGGCTCACGAAACCCCTGCGGGACGGCGACTGCGTCATCGCCGACTGGCCGGGCCCGGAGCGTTTCCGGGGCACACCCCGGCTGCGGCCGGACCCCACCTGCGGGACGGCCCCGGACGGCCAGGTGATGGCGTTCGTGACGACCGCCTCGGCCGACGAGGCGCGTCGGACGGGAGCGGCGCGGTGCGAGGAGCGGACGCGGGAGATCCGGGACCGGCTCGCGGACGTCCGCAGCCAGGCCGTCGTGCCGACCGACGGGGGCTTCGAGGCGGCGGGACGGCGCACCGCGTGTCTGGTGCTGGGCGGGAACGGGCCGGTGTACGGGCCGATCGGTACCCATCGCAGGCTGGGCTCGGGGTTCGCGGACACGGCGACCATGCAGCGGCGGGACTGTCTGGACGTACGCACCAACCGGGACGCCCGGCTGGCCTCCTGCGGGAGCTCCCACGACGAGCAGGTGCTCGGATTCACCCGTCTGGACCCCGACGTCACGCTGTCCGAGGCGCGGACCGAGTCGGACACGGCGTGCGCGCGTGAGGTCCCGCCGGGCGACTACGGCTTCGATCCGTCCGTCTACACGGCGGGCTCCTGGACCAGTGCGGGGCCCTGGAAGAACGGCACACATTTCGTCGTGTGCACCGTCCGCAGGCAGAACGGGGGCACCATGGAGGGGGACGAATCCTGA
- a CDS encoding LytR/AlgR family response regulator transcription factor translates to MLRALAVDDERPSLEELLYLLSADPRIGSVEGAGDATEALRRINRALESGPGGPEAIDVVFLDINMPGLDGLDLARLLTGFATPPLVVFVTAHEGFAVQAFDLKAVDYVLKPVRKERLAEAVRRAAERLGSAPRIPVHEPDPDHIPVELGGVTRFVAVDDITHVEAQGDYARLHTDKGSHLVRIPLSTLEERWRFRGFVRIHRRHLVALRHVGELRLDAGTVSVVVGGEELQVSRRHTRELRDLLMRRP, encoded by the coding sequence ATGCTGCGCGCCCTGGCTGTCGACGACGAACGCCCCTCGCTGGAGGAACTTCTCTATCTCCTGAGCGCCGACCCCCGGATCGGCAGTGTGGAGGGCGCCGGTGACGCCACCGAGGCGCTGCGCCGCATCAACCGCGCTCTGGAGTCGGGACCCGGCGGGCCCGAGGCGATCGACGTCGTCTTCCTCGACATCAACATGCCCGGCCTCGACGGCCTCGACCTCGCCCGGCTGCTGACCGGGTTCGCCACCCCGCCGCTCGTCGTGTTCGTCACCGCCCACGAGGGCTTCGCCGTCCAGGCCTTCGACCTCAAGGCCGTCGACTACGTGCTCAAACCGGTGCGCAAGGAACGCCTCGCGGAGGCCGTCCGCCGCGCCGCCGAACGCCTCGGCAGCGCGCCCCGGATTCCCGTGCACGAACCCGACCCCGACCACATACCCGTCGAGCTCGGCGGCGTGACCCGGTTCGTCGCCGTCGACGACATCACCCACGTCGAGGCCCAGGGCGACTACGCCCGCCTCCACACCGACAAGGGCAGCCACCTCGTCCGGATCCCGCTGTCCACCCTGGAGGAACGCTGGCGCTTCCGAGGCTTCGTCCGCATCCACCGCCGCCACCTGGTCGCCCTGCGCCACGTCGGCGAACTCCGCCTGGACGCGGGCACGGTGAGCGTCGTCGTCGGCGGCGAGGAACTCCAGGTCAGCCGCCGCCACACGCGTGAGCTGCGGGACCTGCTGATGAGGAGGCCGTAG
- the ddaH gene encoding dimethylargininase: MTDSRVPRRRRFLVCEPRHFAVQYAINPWMHPDTHVDVDLAQEQWRTLIRTYEAHGHDVAAVEPVPGLPDMVFAANSAVVVGGRVFGSLFHAPQRRPESTHYDLWFKTAGYDVHRPVAVCEGEGDLVWTGRYVLAGTGFRTTREAHREVQEFFGHPVISLTLVDPHFYHLDTALFVLDDANIVYYPEAFSQGSREVLARLYPDAVLATRDDAMAFGLNSVSDGRHVFIAPQAEALAVRLDDHGYVPVPVDLSEFHKAGGGIKCCTQEIRS; the protein is encoded by the coding sequence GTGACCGACTCCCGTGTGCCGCGCCGACGGCGTTTCCTCGTCTGCGAACCCAGACACTTCGCCGTGCAGTACGCGATCAATCCCTGGATGCATCCCGACACCCATGTCGACGTGGACCTGGCGCAGGAGCAGTGGCGGACGCTGATCCGCACCTATGAGGCGCACGGTCACGATGTCGCGGCCGTGGAGCCGGTCCCCGGTCTCCCGGACATGGTCTTCGCCGCGAACTCGGCGGTCGTCGTCGGCGGCCGCGTCTTCGGCTCCCTCTTCCACGCGCCCCAGCGACGCCCCGAGTCCACGCACTACGACCTGTGGTTCAAGACGGCGGGCTACGACGTCCACCGTCCCGTCGCGGTCTGCGAGGGCGAGGGCGATCTCGTCTGGACGGGCCGGTACGTGCTGGCCGGAACCGGGTTCCGCACGACCCGGGAGGCGCACCGCGAGGTGCAGGAGTTCTTCGGCCACCCGGTGATCAGCCTGACGCTGGTGGACCCGCACTTCTACCACCTGGACACCGCGCTGTTCGTTCTCGACGACGCCAACATCGTGTACTACCCGGAGGCCTTTTCGCAGGGCAGTCGCGAGGTACTCGCACGGCTGTACCCGGACGCGGTGCTCGCGACCCGTGACGACGCGATGGCGTTCGGCCTGAACTCCGTGTCCGACGGCCGGCACGTCTTCATCGCCCCGCAGGCCGAGGCCCTCGCCGTGCGCCTCGACGACCACGGCTATGTCCCCGTCCCCGTCGACCTCTCCGAGTTCCACAAGGCCGGCGGCGGCATCAAGTGCTGCACCCAGGAGATCCGCTCATGA
- a CDS encoding Lrp/AsnC family transcriptional regulator: MSSRTVAFDELDRKIITALMANARTSFAEIGSAIGLSSTAVKRRVDRLRETGVITGFTATVEPSALGWRTEAYVEVYCEGAAPPRRLAEVVRNHPEITAAMTVTGGADALLHVRARDVEHFEEVLERIRVEPFIRKTISVMVLSHLLPESPEAGASQPAPEA, translated from the coding sequence ATGAGCAGCAGGACCGTCGCCTTCGACGAGCTGGACCGGAAGATCATCACCGCGCTGATGGCGAACGCGCGGACGTCCTTCGCGGAGATCGGTTCGGCGATCGGGCTGTCGTCCACGGCGGTGAAGCGGCGCGTGGACCGGCTGCGCGAGACCGGGGTCATCACCGGGTTCACGGCCACGGTGGAGCCGTCGGCGCTGGGCTGGCGTACGGAGGCGTACGTCGAGGTGTACTGCGAGGGCGCGGCCCCGCCGCGGCGGCTCGCGGAGGTGGTCCGCAACCATCCGGAGATCACCGCGGCGATGACGGTGACCGGCGGCGCGGACGCCCTGTTGCATGTACGGGCGCGGGACGTGGAGCACTTCGAGGAGGTGCTGGAACGCATCCGCGTCGAGCCGTTCATCCGGAAGACGATCAGCGTGATGGTGCTGTCCCATCTCCTCCCGGAAAGCCCCGAGGCGGGGGCGAGCCAGCCCGCACCGGAGGCGTAG
- the rocD gene encoding ornithine--oxo-acid transaminase produces MTAPVTSRSSADLIRAEEPVLAHNYHPLPVVVAQAEGTWVQDVEGRRYLDMLAGYSALNFGHRHPALIEAAHRQLDRLTLTSRAFHNDRLAEFAERLAELTGLDMVLPMNTGAEAVESGIKVARKWAYEVKGVPADRATIVVAAENFHGRTTTIVSFSTDETARAGFGPFTPGFRIVPYNDLAALEAAVDETTAAVLLEPIQGEAGVVIPDDGYLTGVRELTRRTGCLFVADEIQSGLGRTGRTLAVEHEGVVPDVLLLGKALGGGIVPVSAVVARRDVLGVLRPGEHGSTFGGNPLAAAVGTAVVELLETGEFQRRAADLGTVLRDGLTGLVGKGVVGFRARGLWAGVDIDPSLGTGREVSKLLMREGVLVKDTHGSTIRLAPPLTITAEELESALGVLEKVLRR; encoded by the coding sequence ATGACCGCACCCGTGACCTCGCGTTCCTCCGCCGATCTCATCCGTGCCGAGGAGCCGGTCCTCGCGCACAACTACCACCCGCTGCCCGTGGTCGTCGCCCAGGCCGAAGGCACCTGGGTGCAGGACGTGGAGGGCCGCCGCTACCTCGACATGCTGGCCGGTTACTCCGCCCTCAACTTCGGCCACCGCCACCCGGCCCTGATCGAGGCGGCGCACCGGCAGCTGGACCGGCTGACGCTGACGTCCAGGGCCTTCCACAACGACCGGCTCGCCGAGTTCGCGGAGCGCCTCGCCGAGCTGACGGGGCTGGACATGGTGCTGCCGATGAACACCGGCGCCGAGGCGGTGGAGAGCGGCATCAAGGTGGCCCGCAAGTGGGCGTACGAGGTCAAGGGCGTCCCGGCCGACCGGGCCACGATCGTGGTGGCGGCGGAGAACTTCCACGGCCGTACGACGACGATCGTGTCGTTCTCCACGGACGAGACGGCCCGGGCGGGCTTCGGTCCCTTCACGCCGGGCTTCCGGATCGTGCCGTACAACGACCTGGCGGCGCTGGAGGCGGCGGTCGACGAGACCACGGCCGCGGTGCTCCTCGAACCCATCCAGGGCGAGGCGGGCGTGGTCATCCCGGACGACGGCTACCTGACCGGCGTCCGCGAGCTGACCCGCCGCACGGGCTGTCTCTTCGTCGCGGACGAGATCCAGTCGGGCCTCGGCCGCACGGGCCGCACCCTCGCCGTGGAGCACGAGGGAGTCGTCCCGGACGTCCTGCTCCTGGGCAAGGCACTGGGCGGCGGCATCGTCCCGGTCTCCGCGGTGGTCGCCCGCCGTGACGTCCTCGGCGTACTGCGCCCGGGCGAGCACGGCTCCACGTTCGGCGGCAACCCGCTCGCGGCGGCGGTGGGCACGGCGGTGGTCGAGCTGCTGGAGACGGGAGAGTTCCAGCGCCGGGCCGCCGACCTGGGCACCGTCCTGCGGGACGGCCTGACAGGACTGGTGGGCAAGGGTGTCGTCGGCTTCCGCGCACGGGGTCTGTGGGCCGGCGTCGACATCGACCCGTCCCTCGGCACGGGCCGCGAGGTCAGCAAGCTGCTGATGCGCGAGGGCGTCCTGGTCAAGGACACCCATGGCTCGACGATCAGGCTGGCACCGCCGCTGACGATCACGGCGGAGGAACTGGAATCGGCCCTGGGAGTACTGGAGAAGGTACTCAGGCGCTGA
- a CDS encoding sodium/solute symporter gives MNSSYSVPAVALVVVATVLVGAFGLRISRTTSDFYVASRTVGPRLNAAAISGEYLSAASFLGIAGLVLVQGPDMLWYPVGYTAGYLVLLLFVAAPLRRSGAYTLPDFAEARLASQAVRRLAGAFVVGVGWLYLLPQLQGAGLTLTVLTGAPQWLGGVIVAAVVVATVAAGGMRSITFVQAFQYWLKLTALLVPALFLILAWQGDGAPSHAFEEPTTFREQRVVRVDSTLDLKLENPLTVTVTGTVDGRRHEDQQLRLPAGTHHIDRGTELTFAKGTTVPAADRGTSDGMSTSLAAGREDRPLYATYGLILATFLGTMGLPHVVVRFYTSPHGVAARRTTVAVLGLIGCFYLLPPVYGALGRLYAPELTLTGDADAAVLLLPERMIGGLGGDLLGALVAGGAFAAFLSTASGLTMAVAGVLTQDVLPSRGVRHFRLGTVLAMCAPLAASVLVGGLPVADAVGLAFAVSASSFCPLLVLGIWWRRLTPPGAAAGMLVGGGSAFLAVAATMAGFPAGGPLHALLAWPALWSVPLGFLTMVLVSLATAGRVPAGTAAILARFHLPEELREEVKA, from the coding sequence ATGAACTCCAGTTACTCGGTCCCCGCCGTCGCGCTCGTCGTGGTGGCCACCGTGCTCGTCGGGGCGTTCGGCCTGCGCATCTCCCGCACCACGTCCGACTTCTACGTCGCCTCCCGCACCGTCGGCCCCCGCCTGAACGCGGCCGCCATCAGCGGTGAGTACCTCTCCGCCGCGTCCTTCCTGGGTATCGCGGGCCTGGTCCTCGTCCAGGGCCCCGACATGCTCTGGTACCCCGTCGGCTACACGGCCGGCTATCTCGTCCTGCTCCTGTTCGTCGCCGCCCCCCTGCGCCGCTCCGGCGCCTACACCCTGCCCGACTTCGCCGAGGCACGGCTCGCCTCCCAGGCCGTGCGACGGCTCGCGGGCGCCTTCGTGGTCGGCGTCGGCTGGCTCTACCTGCTGCCCCAACTCCAGGGCGCCGGACTGACGCTGACCGTTCTGACCGGGGCGCCCCAGTGGCTCGGCGGAGTGATCGTCGCGGCCGTCGTGGTCGCCACCGTCGCCGCGGGCGGCATGCGCAGCATCACCTTCGTGCAGGCCTTCCAGTACTGGCTCAAGCTCACCGCCCTGCTCGTGCCCGCCCTCTTCCTCATCCTCGCCTGGCAGGGCGACGGCGCCCCCAGCCATGCCTTCGAGGAACCGACGACCTTCCGCGAACAGCGGGTGGTCCGCGTCGACTCCACCCTCGACCTCAAGCTGGAGAACCCCCTGACCGTCACGGTCACCGGCACGGTCGACGGCCGCCGCCACGAGGACCAGCAGCTCCGACTCCCCGCGGGCACGCACCACATCGACCGGGGCACCGAGCTGACCTTCGCCAAGGGCACCACCGTCCCCGCCGCCGACCGCGGCACCAGCGACGGCATGTCGACCTCCCTCGCCGCGGGCCGCGAGGACCGGCCCCTGTACGCCACGTACGGACTGATCCTCGCCACCTTCCTCGGCACCATGGGCCTGCCGCACGTCGTGGTCCGCTTCTACACCAGCCCGCACGGCGTCGCCGCCCGCCGCACCACGGTCGCCGTACTCGGCCTGATCGGCTGCTTCTACCTCCTGCCCCCGGTCTACGGCGCCCTCGGTCGCCTGTACGCCCCCGAACTCACCCTCACCGGAGACGCCGACGCCGCGGTCCTGCTGCTCCCGGAGCGGATGATCGGCGGCCTCGGCGGCGACCTGCTGGGCGCGTTGGTGGCGGGCGGGGCCTTCGCGGCGTTCCTGTCGACGGCCTCCGGACTCACCATGGCCGTGGCGGGCGTGCTCACCCAGGACGTCCTGCCCTCGCGCGGCGTACGGCACTTCCGGCTCGGCACGGTCCTCGCGATGTGCGCCCCGCTGGCCGCGAGCGTCCTGGTCGGCGGGCTGCCGGTCGCCGACGCGGTAGGGCTCGCCTTCGCCGTCTCCGCGTCCTCCTTCTGCCCGCTGCTCGTGCTCGGCATCTGGTGGCGACGGCTGACCCCGCCGGGCGCGGCCGCGGGCATGCTGGTCGGGGGCGGCTCCGCGTTCCTCGCCGTGGCCGCGACCATGGCCGGCTTCCCGGCCGGCGGCCCGCTGCACGCCCTGCTCGCCTGGCCCGCGCTCTGGTCGGTGCCGCTCGGCTTCCTCACCATGGTGCTGGTGTCCCTGGCCACCGCGGGCCGGGTACCGGCGGGCACGGCGGCGATCCTGGCCCGCTTCCACCTGCCGGAGGAACTGCGGGAGGAGGTGAAGGCATGA